A single Flavobacterium sp. 1 DNA region contains:
- a CDS encoding biopolymer transporter ExbD gives MAELNTDSGGGKKGGGKVRSKKQNSKVDLTAMVDLAFLLITFFMLTTTLSKPQSMDLTLPDKEKDPNVKSNINVDENRTMTLLLGENGKLVRYVGMLEKPLAAPKDFSYGKDGIRKELLDRMDKVIAYSTAKGKPKDGMIVIIKPSKKSTYRNLVDVLDEMAIVGVNKTGSYAIVNEFAPEEVKLLEVKK, from the coding sequence ATGGCTGAATTAAATACCGACAGTGGCGGTGGCAAAAAAGGCGGTGGTAAAGTAAGAAGTAAAAAACAAAACTCTAAGGTAGATTTAACTGCCATGGTGGATTTGGCCTTCTTATTAATCACATTCTTTATGCTTACTACTACCTTGTCAAAACCACAATCCATGGATTTGACGTTGCCAGATAAAGAAAAAGATCCAAATGTTAAAAGTAATATAAATGTTGATGAGAATCGTACGATGACTTTATTGCTTGGTGAAAATGGAAAGTTGGTGCGTTATGTTGGAATGTTGGAAAAACCACTTGCGGCTCCAAAAGATTTTTCTTACGGTAAAGATGGGATTCGTAAAGAATTACTCGATAGAATGGATAAAGTAATCGCATATTCTACTGCTAAAGGGAAACCAAAAGATGGTATGATTGTAATTATCAAACCAAGTAAAAAATCAACTTATCGTAATTTGGTTGATGTTTTGGATGAAATGGCAATAGTTGGGGTAAATAAGACTGGTTCTTATGCAATAGTGAATGAATTTGCACCTGAAGAAGTGAAATTGTTAGAAGTAAAAAAATAA
- a CDS encoding energy transducer TonB — translation MKLDLIKNQWIEIVFEGRNKLYGAYVLRKSNRKTSMRALIIGSVLFSLAISAPLIASYLPKGGDDDTINEKIIAVKMPPKKKVEAPKDLAPPPPPPPKQDQVKFVKPVVTKAEDVTEDPPKMDDIKDKKTGAETIKGDPDAPLTVEEVGNGPVVEVIAEDTSVHSLAGIEQKPEFPGGIEKFYAFVGKNYTPPEEEGLKGKVYVTFVVEKDGTLTDIKVIRDIGYGTGKEAIRVLNKCPKWLPGEQNGKKVRVLYSLPITIQSAE, via the coding sequence ATGAAATTAGATTTAATAAAAAATCAATGGATTGAGATCGTTTTCGAAGGGCGTAACAAACTTTATGGTGCGTACGTACTTAGAAAATCGAATCGTAAGACTTCTATGCGGGCTCTTATCATTGGCAGTGTTCTTTTTAGTCTAGCTATCAGCGCTCCTCTTATTGCAAGTTACTTGCCAAAAGGGGGTGATGATGACACAATTAACGAAAAGATTATTGCGGTTAAGATGCCTCCTAAGAAGAAGGTTGAAGCTCCTAAAGATCTTGCACCGCCACCACCACCTCCACCTAAACAGGATCAGGTTAAATTCGTTAAACCTGTTGTTACTAAGGCTGAGGATGTTACTGAGGATCCGCCAAAAATGGATGATATCAAAGATAAGAAAACTGGTGCAGAAACTATTAAAGGAGATCCAGATGCTCCTCTTACAGTTGAAGAAGTTGGTAATGGCCCTGTAGTTGAAGTTATTGCAGAGGACACTAGTGTACACTCTTTAGCGGGTATTGAGCAAAAACCTGAATTTCCGGGTGGTATTGAAAAATTTTATGCTTTTGTAGGTAAAAATTATACACCACCAGAAGAAGAAGGTCTTAAAGGAAAAGTTTATGTGACATTTGTTGTTGAAAAAGATGGAACTTTAACGGATATCAAAGTAATTAGAGATATTGGTTATGGGACTGGAAAAGAAGCAATCAGAGTTTTGAATAAATGCCCGAAATGGCTTCCTGGGGAACAAAATGGTAAAAAAGTTAGGGTTTTATATTCTCTTCCAATTACTATTCAATCAGCAGAATAA
- a CDS encoding PstS family phosphate ABC transporter substrate-binding protein: protein MSRFSFYLIFGSFIFFFFNCKKDENNVLNDETILKGKATIYVDETVTPIVEDEVMVFEGSYDAKFTLISESESEVLNSLFNKKASIVVLARNLSKKELNLFEQRKIVPKITKFAIDGIAFVSNKSSNDTLIALKDVIGFMKGERSSKIKGIVFDNPNSSTVSYMNNLAGLNNLPENDIYTFKTNNEVLKFVSENNGMIGVVGVNWLSQPVASMESVIKNINVLSVKGLDREGYYAPSQNNFAEGTYPLLRDLYIVNCQGYSGLGMGLSSFVAGDIGQRIILKSGLLPYTMPTRKLNIIRNKSDIKKK from the coding sequence ATGTCCAGATTTAGTTTTTATTTGATTTTTGGATCCTTTATTTTTTTCTTTTTTAATTGCAAAAAGGATGAAAATAATGTTCTAAATGATGAAACGATTTTAAAAGGTAAGGCTACCATTTATGTTGATGAGACAGTTACTCCTATTGTTGAAGATGAAGTTATGGTGTTTGAAGGTTCTTATGACGCAAAATTCACTTTAATTTCTGAATCTGAATCTGAAGTCTTAAACTCGTTATTTAACAAAAAGGCCAGTATCGTTGTATTAGCTCGGAATTTATCAAAAAAAGAGTTAAATCTTTTTGAACAAAGAAAAATAGTTCCTAAAATAACTAAATTTGCTATTGATGGCATAGCTTTTGTTTCTAATAAATCTAGTAATGACACATTAATTGCATTGAAAGATGTAATTGGTTTTATGAAAGGAGAACGCAGCTCTAAAATAAAAGGTATCGTTTTTGACAATCCAAATTCAAGCACTGTGAGTTATATGAATAATTTGGCTGGTTTGAATAATTTGCCAGAGAATGATATTTACACTTTTAAAACTAATAACGAAGTTTTAAAATTTGTTTCAGAAAATAATGGAATGATTGGTGTTGTTGGAGTAAATTGGCTGTCTCAGCCTGTTGCATCAATGGAATCAGTTATTAAGAATATAAATGTTTTAAGTGTTAAGGGCTTAGATAGAGAAGGGTATTATGCTCCTTCACAAAATAATTTTGCAGAAGGGACGTATCCTTTATTGAGAGATTTATATATTGTGAATTGCCAAGGGTATTCTGGTTTAGGAATGGGGCTTTCTTCGTTCGTTGCAGGTGATATTGGACAACGAATTATTTTAAAATCTGGTTTGTTGCCATATACGATGCCCACAAGAAAATTAAATATAATACGAAATAAGTCTGATATCAAAAAGAAATAA
- a CDS encoding lipopolysaccharide assembly protein LapB: MNKIKILSIALLAVVATGRAQDLNQAKKAIDAEQFESAKNILKSIIQAKPANGTATFYLGNVYLLQNNADSAKIYYQKGLAGSEGVRLNNIGLGLIDLDKGNAAEAEQKFALATKDLKKKDIEEYIFIGRAYTFSTNPDYKKALEYLNKAKLVNPQDAQLNLALGNAYFGDKNQNEAYSAYRNAYTIDNTMIRAKMQLGVLLKGAKAYTEAIKAFDEVIAINANYGPVYRELAETYYLWGRNEPSKYRVYIEKALLNYEKYLSLTDYSVSSRMRHADFLVLAGEYKALEAEANKMVELDKVNPRILRYLGISAYQNGNYDVAIKSLESFISEATNKVIAFDYQVLGFAKIKKAIGEDGKNLDIVLFDNGILDVKKSAEMDANSLAANISDIGKKLYELKLFKQASVIYEIAVANKESKNYTLDNFYLGNSLYFDNTKKDVKADPIALQRADLAYGAVIEASPKTQDAYLYRARTNSLLENDEMTIKYYNDYVNIVTEKGPEELAKPAVIKKLIESYNTAGASYANSDKTKAIEYFNKTLVIDPANEYALNSLKSLK, encoded by the coding sequence ATGAATAAAATTAAAATTTTAAGTATTGCTCTATTGGCAGTTGTGGCAACAGGCCGTGCGCAAGATCTTAATCAAGCAAAGAAAGCTATCGATGCTGAGCAATTTGAAAGTGCAAAAAACATATTAAAATCTATAATTCAAGCAAAACCAGCTAATGGAACTGCAACTTTTTATTTAGGAAATGTTTATTTATTGCAGAATAATGCAGATTCGGCAAAAATCTATTATCAAAAAGGCCTTGCTGGTTCAGAAGGTGTAAGACTAAATAATATTGGTTTAGGTTTAATCGATTTAGATAAGGGTAATGCTGCGGAAGCTGAACAAAAATTTGCGTTAGCAACCAAAGATTTAAAAAAGAAAGATATTGAAGAGTATATTTTTATAGGTCGTGCTTATACATTTTCGACCAATCCAGATTATAAAAAGGCATTAGAATATTTGAATAAGGCTAAATTGGTTAATCCTCAAGATGCGCAATTAAATTTAGCATTAGGGAATGCCTATTTCGGTGATAAAAATCAAAACGAAGCTTATTCAGCTTATAGAAACGCTTATACTATTGATAATACAATGATTAGAGCAAAAATGCAGTTAGGTGTTTTGCTGAAAGGCGCTAAGGCTTATACAGAAGCAATAAAAGCCTTTGATGAAGTTATTGCTATCAATGCAAATTATGGTCCAGTTTATCGTGAGTTAGCTGAAACGTATTATTTATGGGGTAGAAATGAACCTTCTAAGTATAGAGTGTATATTGAAAAAGCCCTGCTTAATTATGAAAAGTATTTGAGTTTAACAGATTATTCAGTTAGTTCGAGAATGCGTCATGCTGACTTTTTGGTTTTGGCTGGTGAATATAAAGCGTTAGAAGCTGAAGCAAATAAAATGGTTGAGCTGGATAAGGTTAATCCTAGAATTTTACGTTATTTAGGAATTTCAGCTTATCAAAATGGAAATTATGATGTCGCAATAAAATCTTTAGAGAGTTTTATTTCTGAGGCTACTAATAAAGTAATTGCTTTTGATTATCAAGTTTTAGGTTTTGCTAAAATTAAAAAAGCAATTGGCGAAGATGGAAAAAATCTTGATATTGTTTTGTTTGATAATGGTATTCTTGATGTGAAAAAATCGGCAGAGATGGATGCTAATAGTTTGGCTGCGAATATTAGTGATATTGGTAAAAAGTTATACGAGTTAAAATTATTTAAGCAAGCTAGTGTGATTTATGAAATCGCTGTTGCAAATAAAGAATCTAAAAACTATACATTAGATAACTTCTATTTAGGAAACAGTTTGTATTTTGACAATACGAAAAAAGATGTGAAAGCTGATCCAATTGCTTTACAGAGAGCAGATTTAGCTTATGGTGCCGTAATTGAGGCTTCTCCTAAAACACAAGATGCTTACTTGTACAGAGCCAGAACTAATAGTTTATTAGAAAATGATGAGATGACAATAAAATATTATAATGATTACGTTAATATAGTTACGGAAAAAGGACCAGAAGAATTGGCAAAACCTGCTGTAATTAAAAAATTAATAGAAAGTTACAATACTGCGGGAGCTAGTTATGCAAATTCTGACAAAACAAAAGCTATTGAATATTTTAATAAAACATTAGTTATTGATCCAGCTAATGAATATGCTTTGAATTCATTGAAATCCTTAAAGTAA
- a CDS encoding 7-carboxy-7-deazaguanine synthase QueE, with product MLSKEVQLEVNKGTMLPLMEEFYTIQGEGFHTGTAAYFIRIGGCDVGCHWCDVKESWNAELHPPTKIDLIVENAVKYADTIVITGGEPLMWDMSLLTQKLKDHDLRVHIETSGAYPLSGNWDWICLSPKKNKLPTKTVYDNANELKVIIYNKHDFIFAEEQAEKVNSDAILFLQPEWSKKEEMTPLIVEYVMNNPKWRVSLQTHKYLNIP from the coding sequence ATGTTATCTAAAGAAGTTCAATTAGAAGTTAATAAAGGGACTATGCTTCCGTTAATGGAAGAGTTTTATACTATTCAAGGAGAAGGGTTTCATACGGGTACTGCAGCTTATTTTATTAGAATAGGTGGTTGTGATGTTGGCTGTCATTGGTGTGATGTTAAAGAAAGCTGGAATGCTGAGCTACATCCGCCAACCAAAATTGATTTGATTGTAGAGAACGCAGTTAAATATGCTGATACGATAGTTATTACTGGAGGAGAACCTTTAATGTGGGATATGAGCCTTTTGACTCAAAAATTAAAAGACCATGATTTAAGAGTTCATATTGAGACTTCTGGAGCATATCCCTTAAGCGGTAATTGGGATTGGATTTGTCTTTCGCCAAAGAAAAATAAATTGCCAACAAAAACAGTTTATGATAATGCTAATGAACTCAAGGTAATTATTTATAATAAGCACGACTTTATTTTTGCTGAGGAACAAGCTGAAAAGGTTAATTCTGACGCAATTCTTTTTCTGCAGCCTGAATGGAGCAAAAAGGAAGAAATGACTCCTCTAATTGTTGAATATGTCATGAATAATCCCAAATGGCGTGTGTCATTGCAAACGCATAAATATTTAAATATCCCTTAA
- a CDS encoding energy transducer TonB — protein sequence MKRILLSVITLFIVNFVSAQVTATIVDDAPYSYEEVEVRPEFPGGNNAFMTFISTNFQMPSDYDGSGGTLKVAFIIEIDGTVTNVNVVKDLGGGTGAEAKRVISKSPKWTSGETRGKKVRVLYEVPIKIAGQG from the coding sequence ATGAAAAGAATTTTACTTTCTGTAATTACTTTGTTTATTGTGAATTTTGTTTCTGCACAGGTAACTGCCACTATTGTTGATGATGCTCCTTACAGTTATGAAGAGGTAGAAGTGAGACCGGAATTTCCAGGCGGAAACAATGCATTCATGACATTTATTAGCACCAACTTTCAAATGCCGTCTGATTATGATGGTAGTGGAGGGACTTTAAAAGTTGCTTTTATTATTGAAATTGATGGTACGGTAACAAATGTTAATGTTGTTAAAGATCTTGGCGGAGGCACTGGTGCTGAAGCAAAGAGAGTTATTAGTAAGTCTCCTAAATGGACATCAGGAGAAACTAGAGGAAAAAAAGTTAGGGTTCTTTATGAGGTGCCTATTAAAATTGCTGGTCAAGGTTAA
- a CDS encoding bifunctional 2-polyprenyl-6-hydroxyphenol methylase/3-demethylubiquinol 3-O-methyltransferase UbiG: protein MKDLFGKAILDYQTNNKPEDLITETSISEEDEMSVAYLFRGYTEMPKIEQKALQLAKGKVLDVGCGAGSHSLTLQNDRQLDVTSIDISENAIQACKLRGLKNAKVQDLMTLENDKFDTIIVLMNGPGICGKLKNLSKFLLKLKSLLNDGGQILMDSSDIIYMFDEDEDGGKWIPTENEYYGETIFSITYKGEKEKPLDWLFLDYNTLQNAALANGLQCEILLEGEHYDYLAKLSI from the coding sequence ATGAAAGATCTTTTTGGAAAAGCAATACTTGATTACCAAACCAACAATAAACCTGAAGATTTAATAACCGAAACTTCTATTTCAGAAGAAGACGAAATGAGTGTAGCCTATCTGTTTCGAGGCTATACCGAGATGCCTAAAATAGAACAAAAAGCATTACAACTAGCCAAAGGAAAAGTTCTTGATGTGGGATGTGGAGCCGGAAGCCACAGTCTGACTTTGCAAAACGACAGACAGCTTGATGTTACATCCATCGACATTTCGGAAAATGCAATTCAAGCCTGCAAACTTCGCGGACTAAAAAACGCAAAAGTTCAAGATTTGATGACTTTAGAAAATGACAAGTTCGATACCATTATTGTTCTAATGAATGGACCGGGAATTTGCGGTAAACTAAAAAACCTCTCCAAATTTCTATTGAAATTAAAATCTCTATTAAACGATGGAGGGCAGATATTAATGGACAGCTCAGATATCATTTATATGTTTGATGAAGATGAAGATGGCGGAAAATGGATTCCAACAGAAAATGAATATTATGGAGAAACCATTTTCAGCATCACCTATAAAGGAGAAAAAGAGAAGCCTTTGGACTGGTTATTCCTAGACTATAATACATTGCAAAATGCAGCTTTGGCAAATGGACTTCAATGTGAAATACTTCTTGAAGGAGAACATTATGACTACTTAGCCAAACTTTCAATCTAA
- a CDS encoding YkgJ family cysteine cluster protein: MKPALNELGKLAKDKHIENKKYFDKLKKKTPKNLDYIMQDIHDAEFKKTDCLKCANCCKTTGPLFTLADIERISKHLKQKPQQFIEQYLRIDEDKDYVLQNVPCTFLDTDNTCFIYDVRPKACREFPHTDRKKFQQITDLTLKNIAICPAVFNIVEEMKKKLPL, encoded by the coding sequence TTGAAACCAGCTTTAAACGAATTAGGAAAACTTGCCAAAGATAAGCATATCGAAAACAAAAAGTATTTTGATAAGCTAAAAAAGAAAACACCTAAGAATTTGGATTATATAATGCAGGATATTCATGATGCTGAATTCAAAAAAACAGATTGTTTAAAGTGTGCTAATTGCTGTAAAACTACTGGTCCATTATTTACTTTAGCAGATATTGAGCGCATTTCAAAACATTTGAAACAAAAGCCACAGCAATTTATTGAGCAATATTTGCGTATCGATGAGGATAAGGATTATGTCTTGCAAAATGTGCCTTGCACTTTTCTGGATACTGATAATACCTGTTTTATATACGATGTTCGTCCGAAAGCATGTCGGGAATTTCCGCATACCGACAGAAAGAAGTTTCAGCAAATTACAGATTTGACACTCAAAAATATTGCAATATGTCCGGCAGTATTTAATATTGTCGAAGAAATGAAAAAGAAATTACCGCTTTAA
- a CDS encoding ABC transporter permease: MNLEYFIAKRLITAKDYKSSISAPIINIAIAAIAIGMIMMIISVATGIGLQNKIREKIAAFNGHIIISNYDNNQSEITLLPIDKNQNFYPKFNAVPEVSHIQAIASKSGIIRTETAFEGIIFKGVGNDYQWGNIKEYLVSGGLPNFSKNAQEVVISQFLANRLQLKVGDSFNTFFIKENQNQLPNVRRFKIAGVFNSGFQQFDATYIIGDIKHIQRINKWRPNQIGAFEIFVKDFNTIKETGEQVYKKTSSTLDTKTIIEKYSYIFEWLQLFDFNIIVILAVMILVATINMVVALLVLILERTQMIGILKALGAHNWSIRKIFLYNAFYLIIRGLLWGNGIGISLLLLQQQFGIIKLNPENYYVNQAPVYLNLGYILALNFLTVIICAVVLLIPSYIVTKISPVKAIRFD; the protein is encoded by the coding sequence TTGAATTTAGAATATTTTATAGCCAAACGGCTCATAACTGCCAAAGATTATAAAAGCAGTATATCGGCTCCAATAATTAACATTGCTATAGCGGCTATTGCTATTGGTATGATTATGATGATTATTTCTGTTGCTACCGGAATCGGTCTTCAAAATAAAATCCGCGAAAAAATTGCTGCTTTCAATGGGCATATTATAATTTCGAATTACGATAATAACCAATCCGAAATAACATTATTACCTATTGATAAGAATCAGAATTTTTATCCAAAGTTTAATGCAGTGCCAGAAGTAAGTCATATTCAAGCAATAGCCAGTAAATCTGGAATTATTAGAACTGAAACTGCATTTGAAGGAATTATTTTTAAAGGAGTAGGTAATGATTATCAATGGGGAAACATAAAAGAGTATCTTGTTTCTGGAGGATTGCCTAATTTTTCAAAAAATGCCCAAGAAGTTGTGATTTCTCAGTTTTTAGCCAATCGGCTACAGCTAAAAGTTGGTGATTCTTTTAATACCTTCTTTATTAAGGAAAATCAAAATCAATTGCCAAATGTTCGAAGATTCAAAATAGCAGGTGTTTTTAATTCAGGATTCCAGCAATTTGACGCTACATATATAATAGGAGATATTAAGCATATACAGCGAATCAATAAATGGAGACCAAATCAAATTGGAGCATTCGAGATTTTCGTTAAAGATTTCAATACAATAAAGGAAACGGGAGAGCAGGTATATAAAAAAACATCTTCAACTCTGGATACCAAGACAATCATCGAAAAGTATAGTTATATATTTGAGTGGTTACAACTTTTCGATTTCAATATTATTGTAATATTAGCAGTAATGATACTGGTGGCTACCATCAATATGGTAGTTGCTTTGTTGGTATTGATACTAGAACGTACCCAAATGATAGGAATCCTTAAGGCATTAGGAGCTCATAATTGGTCGATTAGAAAAATTTTCCTCTACAATGCATTCTATCTTATAATAAGAGGATTGCTTTGGGGTAATGGTATTGGGATTTCATTGTTGTTATTGCAGCAACAGTTCGGAATTATAAAATTAAATCCCGAAAACTATTATGTAAACCAAGCGCCGGTATATCTTAACTTGGGATATATCCTGGCGTTAAATTTCCTTACGGTAATAATTTGTGCAGTAGTGTTATTGATACCATCTTATATAGTCACAAAAATTTCCCCAGTAAAAGCTATTCGATTCGATTAA
- a CDS encoding transposase has translation MGGFFGVNGKKLQRQYKKHLSSFNTWDPREHAHQWIVYPENIGTHLSIDEVALSQGELYTIVTNKKFKGKKGSLVAIVAGTKADQVIEHISKIDYKKRSCVKEITLDMANSMKLISKRCFPKAIQVTDRFHVQKLALEALQEIRIKHRWEAMDFENQLILQAKRENKTYIPELLPNGDSLKQLLARSRYLLYKSREKWTENQKERAQMLFELYPDIKTAYNLNQQLRGIYNNNNDKHIAMTKLAHWYRNVEESGFKNFNILLNTITFNYQSILNYFDNRSTNASAESFNAKIKAFRSQFRGVRNIDFFLFRLSNLLTFPPQLLLLIRYNPIFFS, from the coding sequence ATTGGAGGTTTTTTCGGAGTAAACGGAAAGAAGCTCCAAAGACAATACAAAAAGCACTTGAGTTCCTTTAATACTTGGGATCCACGAGAACATGCACATCAATGGATTGTTTATCCTGAAAATATAGGTACTCATTTATCAATTGACGAAGTAGCTTTATCTCAGGGTGAACTTTATACTATTGTAACCAACAAGAAATTCAAAGGCAAAAAAGGTTCATTAGTTGCTATTGTTGCTGGAACCAAGGCTGATCAGGTTATAGAACACATCAGTAAGATTGATTATAAGAAGAGGAGCTGTGTCAAAGAGATAACACTTGACATGGCTAATTCCATGAAACTAATCTCTAAGAGATGCTTTCCAAAAGCAATACAAGTGACCGATAGGTTTCATGTTCAAAAATTAGCATTGGAAGCTTTACAAGAGATTAGAATCAAGCATCGATGGGAAGCTATGGATTTTGAGAATCAATTGATATTGCAGGCAAAAAGAGAGAATAAAACATATATCCCAGAGCTCTTGCCTAATGGAGATTCTCTAAAACAACTTTTGGCCAGAAGCAGGTATCTACTCTATAAATCTCGCGAAAAATGGACTGAAAATCAAAAAGAAAGGGCTCAAATGTTATTTGAATTATACCCCGATATAAAGACAGCATATAATCTAAATCAACAACTTCGAGGGATTTACAATAACAACAATGACAAACACATTGCCATGACCAAACTGGCGCATTGGTATAGAAATGTAGAGGAATCAGGCTTTAAAAACTTTAATATTCTGCTCAATACTATAACTTTTAACTACCAGTCAATTTTAAACTATTTTGACAATAGAAGCACAAATGCTTCTGCCGAATCTTTCAATGCAAAAATAAAAGCTTTTAGAAGTCAGTTTAGAGGAGTGAGAAATATAGATTTCTTCTTATTCAGATTATCCAATCTTTTAACATTTCCTCCCCAACTTTTGCTCCTGATCCGGTATAATCCCATCTTCTTCTCATGA
- a CDS encoding transposase, translating into MTPIDLLKLMLPDFLVDHFEVVSTTNTEEILHLYFEEKIKPPQEFNTFELVSKGFLDEITIQDFPLRGKFVYLHIKRRRWTNKTTGEIIKRDWNLVAKGTRMTQEFAAFLKEINR; encoded by the coding sequence ATGACTCCTATTGACCTTTTAAAATTGATGCTGCCTGATTTTTTAGTAGACCACTTTGAAGTGGTTTCTACTACTAATACAGAAGAAATATTACACTTGTATTTTGAGGAAAAAATTAAGCCTCCACAAGAGTTTAATACATTTGAACTGGTATCAAAGGGCTTTTTGGATGAGATCACTATTCAGGATTTTCCTCTAAGAGGTAAGTTTGTGTATTTGCATATCAAAAGACGTCGCTGGACTAATAAAACCACAGGAGAAATTATTAAAAGAGATTGGAATTTAGTTGCCAAAGGAACCCGCATGACTCAAGAGTTTGCGGCTTTTTTAAAAGAAATTAATAGATAA
- a CDS encoding transposase, producing MGGFFGVNGKKLQRQYKKHLSSFNTWDPREHAHQWIVYPENIGTHLSIDEVALSQGELYTIVTNKKFKGKKGSLVAIVAGTKADQVIEHISKIDYKKRSCVKEITLDMANSMKLISKRCFPKAIQVTDRFHVQKLALEALQEIRIKHRWEAMDFENQLILQAKRENKTYIPELLPNGDSLKQLLARSRYLLYKSREKWTENQKERAQMLFELYPDIKTAYNLNQQLRGIYNNNNDKHIAMTKLAHWYRNVEESGFKNFNILLNTITFNYQSILNYFDNRSTNASAESFNAKIKAFRSQFRGVRNIDFFLFRLSNLFA from the coding sequence ATTGGAGGTTTTTTCGGAGTGAACGGAAAGAAGCTCCAAAGACAATACAAAAAGCACTTGAGTTCCTTTAATACTTGGGATCCACGAGAACATGCACATCAATGGATTGTTTATCCTGAAAATATAGGTACTCATTTATCAATTGACGAAGTAGCTTTATCTCAGGGTGAACTTTATACTATTGTAACCAACAAGAAATTCAAAGGCAAAAAAGGTTCATTAGTTGCTATTGTTGCTGGAACCAAGGCTGATCAGGTTATAGAACACATCAGTAAGATTGATTATAAGAAGAGGAGCTGTGTCAAAGAGATAACACTTGACATGGCTAATTCCATGAAACTAATCTCTAAGAGATGCTTTCCAAAAGCAATACAAGTGACCGATAGGTTTCATGTTCAAAAATTAGCATTGGAAGCTTTACAAGAGATTAGAATCAAGCATCGATGGGAAGCTATGGATTTTGAGAATCAATTGATATTGCAGGCAAAAAGAGAGAATAAAACATATATCCCAGAGCTCTTGCCTAATGGAGATTCTCTAAAACAACTTTTGGCCAGAAGCAGGTATCTACTCTATAAATCTCGCGAAAAATGGACTGAAAATCAAAAAGAAAGGGCTCAAATGTTATTTGAATTATACCCCGATATAAAGACAGCATATAATCTAAATCAACAACTTCGAGGGATTTACAATAACAACAATGACAAACACATTGCCATGACCAAACTGGCGCATTGGTATAGAAATGTAGAGGAATCAGGCTTTAAAAACTTTAATATTCTGCTCAATACTATAACTTTTAACTACCAGTCAATTTTAAACTATTTTGACAATAGAAGCACAAATGCTTCTGCCGAATCTTTCAATGCAAAAATAAAAGCTTTTAGAAGTCAGTTTAGAGGAGTGAGAAATATAGATTTCTTCTTATTCAGATTATCCAATCTTTTTGCATAA
- a CDS encoding transposase, whose translation MALAFLPPYSPELSPSELVWFNIKRKLTNKIFKTMDDLKFELNQIVKTMITKSFTKNLCGFSYFHV comes from the coding sequence ATTGCATTAGCTTTTCTTCCACCATATTCTCCAGAACTTAGTCCCTCAGAACTTGTCTGGTTTAACATAAAAAGAAAATTAACAAATAAAATCTTCAAAACAATGGATGATCTTAAATTCGAATTAAATCAGATTGTAAAAACGATGATTACAAAATCTTTTACAAAAAACCTCTGTGGGTTTAGTTATTTTCATGTTTAA